AACACTTCCTCTTGTTAGAAAAGTTTTTTGAAATACTATAGACACGTTTTTAAGAAGTTCTTCGTAATTTATTTCTTTAATATCTTTATTACCTATCAATATTTTACCTTTATTCACATCATAGAACCTTGCAATCAATTGAATGATAGTACTTTTACCCGCACCAGAACGTCCCACTATTGCTATTTTTTCTCCATCTTTTATGTTGATACTACAATTTTCTAATATATTGAGTTTATTATCATACGAAAAGGTAACATTTCTAAGTTCCACTGAATGTTTAGTTGGAAATTCAGTCCCTCCTTCATACGCAGGAATCTCTAGTATCTCCTCTGCTTTACGTATTCCATTTAAAACTTGAGCAAAATTAGAACCTAACTCTTGCAACGGACGTAATTCAGTTAGATACAGTGAACCTACTATTGCAAATAATATAAATACACTAGCAGATAAACTTCCTTTTAAAAACCAGAATCCTCCAATAGGAACAATCAACAATAATCCACATTCAACTATTACAATATACATTGCATAAGGAGGACCCATTTTACGTGAAATCTTTTTCCACACTGAATATTCATCTTCTACTGCATTTGAATATTTAGTAAATGATTTGCTTCCCATATTATACGCTTTTATTAATTTCATACCGCTTATGTACTCTATCATAGTTGAATTAAGACTTGCAATGGAATGAGATGCCCTTTCCATCATTTTGTCTGTACCTCTAAACATTATACCCATTATCAAAAATGCCAAGACAAGTGGTATAAGAGATATTAACGCTAATTTCCAATTGACGATACACAAATATATAAATATAGCTAATGGTCCGCTTATGTAAAAAACAAGTTCCGGTAGATGATGAGCTAAAAACAATTCCAGTTTTTCAATCTCTTCATTTAATACTGTTTTTATTTCTCCTGTATTACGTTCACTAAGGCTTCCCAATGGAACTTTGGACATATGATTTATAACCAAGCATCTTACCTTGAACAAAGCATTATATGCTCCCTTATGAGATAAGACACCAGATGTACCGAACAAAATAAATCTAATGATTATACCGAAGAAAAGTAATGTACAATAGTTTACAATCACTCCTTTTGTACAAGTTCCCGAATAAATGTTTTCCATAATCTTGTATACAGCATAATATGGAATTGTAGTGCTTAATCCACTAATCAAAGAACATATAACCGATAAATAGAGATAGTACTTGTCTTTACCAGCCCATTTTAATAATAATCCTATTAACTCTCTTTTGCTTTTATTCATTTTTTTACACTTCTTTCAATTTTATATCGAAAACAATCTATATAGTTATACAATAAAAAACTCACGTAATTTACTTCTAGTTTTTTCATTTAATGAAAAATCATCTAATAATTTACCATCATCAAAATGAATTACCCTGCTACAGACCAAAGAAATAAACTCATAATCATGAGTCACAAGAAAAATCACCTTGCCCATATTAGCTAATTTCTTTATTATTCCAACCACTTGTAACATACTATCATAATCAAGTCCACTAGTTGGTTCGTCAAACACAAGTATCTCTTTCTTACATATCATACTGACAGCTATTGCCGTTCTTTGTTTTTGACCTCCTGATAAAGTGTTCGGATGTCTATTTTTATATTCATATATCTTTAATTCTTTCATCACTTTTTCTATAAGCTCCATATCAGGATTCTTTATCCCAAAATGACATTCTTGTTCAACGCTCTCACTGAATAGTTGATAATTAACATCTTGCATAACCATATATGATAATTTTAGCCTTTGTTTTTTGTTAACTTTTTTACCTTTCCAACAAAAACCACCTTTACAGCCTTTATGCAATCCACATACACTTCTCAGAAATGTTGATTTTCCTGCTCCATTTTTACCGATGATTCCTATAATCTCTCCTCGTTCAGCACATATAGAAACATCTTGTATGATTACATTTTTTTTGTAGGATACTTCCACATTATTGATATCCAGTATACCTTTATCTGCTTTTCTATCTTTATTTGAAGGTACTACTTCTTCTAAGTCAGTGGTTCTGAATCCTAATCTCATTCTTTTATCAAAAGGAATATTCAAGAATTCATCTTTGTCATATATTTTTTCAACTCTTCCTTTTTCAATATGAACAACTCTATCTATAATATCTTTCAAATAATACAATCTATGCTCTGCTACTACTATTGTCTTGCCTTTTCTTTTTAACATGACCAATATGTTTTGTAACTTTTTTATTGCATTTACATCAAGATTAGAAGATGGTTCATCTAAAACATAAATATCTGGAGACATAGCATATATGGAAGCAAAAGCTATTTTCTGTTTTTCACCTCCTGATAATTCAAAAATACTTCTGTTCATCAATTCTTCTATATGTA
The sequence above is a segment of the Vallitalea longa genome. Coding sequences within it:
- a CDS encoding ABC transporter ATP-binding protein gives rise to the protein MNKSKRELIGLLLKWAGKDKYYLYLSVICSLISGLSTTIPYYAVYKIMENIYSGTCTKGVIVNYCTLLFFGIIIRFILFGTSGVLSHKGAYNALFKVRCLVINHMSKVPLGSLSERNTGEIKTVLNEEIEKLELFLAHHLPELVFYISGPLAIFIYLCIVNWKLALISLIPLVLAFLIMGIMFRGTDKMMERASHSIASLNSTMIEYISGMKLIKAYNMGSKSFTKYSNAVEDEYSVWKKISRKMGPPYAMYIVIVECGLLLIVPIGGFWFLKGSLSASVFILFAIVGSLYLTELRPLQELGSNFAQVLNGIRKAEEILEIPAYEGGTEFPTKHSVELRNVTFSYDNKLNILENCSINIKDGEKIAIVGRSGAGKSTIIQLIARFYDVNKGKILIGNKDIKEINYEELLKNVSIVFQKTFLTRGSVIENIRMGSEATIEQVREAAKKAQIDDYIMSLPDGYDTLVGSYGSRFSGGEKQRIAIARAILKNAPLLILDEATSAADPENQLEIDKAIHNLCKGKTVIIVAHRLSVVLQCDKVAVVENNTISCMGKHEEVKSKNKYYKDAWHDYEQARKTSYHMGGGRA
- a CDS encoding ABC transporter ATP-binding protein, coding for MIELKDVSFSYQGKDDNGIKDINLTIKKGECILLCGKSGCGKTTITRLINGLIPHFYHGELKGDISINNENISNMNMYEIAEKVGSVFQNPRTQFFNVDTDSEVAFGIENLSYPYEKLIKSVKKAENDLHIEELMNRSIFELSGGEKQKIAFASIYAMSPDIYVLDEPSSNLDVNAIKKLQNILVMLKRKGKTIVVAEHRLYYLKDIIDRVVHIEKGRVEKIYDKDEFLNIPFDKRMRLGFRTTDLEEVVPSNKDRKADKGILDINNVEVSYKKNVIIQDVSICAERGEIIGIIGKNGAGKSTFLRSVCGLHKGCKGGFCWKGKKVNKKQRLKLSYMVMQDVNYQLFSESVEQECHFGIKNPDMELIEKVMKELKIYEYKNRHPNTLSGGQKQRTAIAVSMICKKEILVFDEPTSGLDYDSMLQVVGIIKKLANMGKVIFLVTHDYEFISLVCSRVIHFDDGKLLDDFSLNEKTRSKLREFFIV